The following coding sequences are from one Gadus macrocephalus chromosome 3, ASM3116895v1 window:
- the LOC132453686 gene encoding roundabout homolog 2-like, which yields MSLDREETRKSRIAGRAKKKAKFRRCGSRERETMVTISEPDPGLSEEPEDTSLDREETRKRRFDLCLPITLIVSIGLLIILTISLRLSSVMPTEEEEAPSITEFHSSTHVLPVGQTARFTCNASGTPEPTVEWLHNGRPLERNGTDNQSEAWVERGFLFVRGVRYGVNTVCCIASNSAGMANHSTELLFFGKSWIQGENTVHTGLHCTEFDG from the exons ATGTCTTTGGACCGGGAGGAGACCAGGAAGAGTAGAATTG CTGGAAGAGCAAAGAAGAAGGCTAAGTTCAGACGCTGTGGAAGCCGTGAGAGAGAAACAATGGTCACCATCTCTGAACCGGACCCTGGACTCTCTGAGGAACCTGAGGACACGTCTTTGGACCGGGAGGAGACCAGGAAGAGAAGATTTG ATCTATGTTTGCCCATCACTCTCATTGTGAGCATCGGACTGCTGATTATTCTCACGATCTCCCTGCGCCTCA GTTCAGTGAtgcccacggaggaggaggaggcccccagCATCACAGAGTTCCACTCCTCTACCCACGTGTTGCCCGTGGGCCAAACGGCCCGCTTCACCTGCAATGCCAGCGGCACGCCGGAGCCCACAGTAGAGTGGCTCCACAACGGCAGGCCCCTGGAGAGGAATGGCAcagacaaccaatcagaggcctggGTGGAGAGGGGCTTCCTCTTTGTCAGAGGTGTGAGGTATGGCGTGAACACGGTCTGCTGCATAGCGAGCAACAGCGCTGGCatggccaatcacagcactgAACTGCTTTTCTTTGGTAAGTCCTGGATCCAAGGAGAGAACACAG ttcacacCGGACtccactgcactgagtttgacggttga
- the LOC132453316 gene encoding E3 SUMO-protein ligase ZBED1-like gives MATHLQRHHPGVSLTGVKPKAAQQPLITAAFKQPLPPQSDRAKAITNAIGLFIGADMRPYSVVQNKGYKHMLNVLEPRYDIPSRTHFSDNIVPGLYEQEKKKVVDELAVAPSVALTTDGWTSRGTVSYVTISAHFITADWEMRSPVLQTRPLYENHTGSHLAQVLTQAVEEWKIKRPTTNIPVTTDNAKNLINAVNEAGLGPQIGCFAHVVNLASQKGISVNRMDRLLGRIRKVVSHFHRSTTAAHVLKTRQEMLKLPTHKLIHDVPTRWNSTYDMLERYLEQQAAIYSALTDKTLKKNVKDIITLSDDDVRVAEEVLQVLKPLKTVTSLLSTETSPSVSMILPLKTRILQSMVWKCGRQHHHSRCQDCH, from the coding sequence ATGGCCACGCATTTACAGCGACATCACCCCGGTGTTTCACTGACAGGAGTGAAACCGAAAGCGGCTCAACAACCGCTCATCACCGCGGCATTTAAGCAGCCCCTTCCTCCACAATCAGACCGGGCTAAAGCAATCACAAACGCTATCGGTCTGTTTATAGGTGCTGACATGAGGCCATATTCCGTTGTGCAAAACAAGGGATACAAACACATGCTGAACGTGCTCGAGCCACGTTACGACATCCCGTCGCGCACCCACTTCAGCGACAATATTGTGCCAGGTCTGTATGAGCAGGAGAAGAAAAAGGTGGTGGATGAGCTAGCTGTAGCACCCTCTGTTGCACTCACAACAGACGGGTGGACGTCGAGGGGAACAGTGAGCTATGTGACAATATCCGCTCACTtcatcacagcagactgggagaTGAGAAGTCCGGTGCTGCAGACACGCCCCCTCTACGAAAATCACACAGGCAGTCACCTTGCGCAGGTACTGACACAAGCAGTGGAGGAATGGAAGATAAAGAGGCCCACTACTAATATCCCAGTCACAACTGATAATGCCAAAAATCTAATAAATGCAGTGAATGAGGCAGGACTGGGCCCACAGATAGGGTGCTTTGCACATGTAGTAAATTTGGCATCACAGAAGGGAATCTCAGTCAATAGGATGGACCGCCTCCTTGGGAGGATCAGGAAGGTGGTTTCCCACTTCCACAGAAGCACAACAGCTGCTCATGTGCTTAAGACAAGGCAAGAAATGCTAAAGCTGCCTACTCATAAGCTCATACATGATGTCCCAACAAGGTGGAACTCCACTTATGATATGTTAGAGCGTTATCTGGAGCAGCAGGCAGCTATATACTCTGCATTGACCGACAAGACCCTAAAGAAAAATGTCAAAGACATCATAACACTCTCTGATGATGATGTGAGAGTGGCAGAGGAGGTCCTCCAGGTGCTTAAACCCCTTAAAACTGTTACATCTCTGCTGAGCACTGAAACGTCaccatctgtgtcaatgatccTTCCGCTGAAAACAAGGATTCTACAATCCATGGTGTGGAAGTGTGGAAGACAGCACCATCACTCAAGATGTCAAGACTGCCATTAG